The Oncorhynchus mykiss isolate Arlee chromosome 17, USDA_OmykA_1.1, whole genome shotgun sequence genomic interval aacagtgtagtggtagagatataacagtgtagtggtagagatataacagtgtagtggtagagaTATAAGAGTGTAGTCCCTGGTAGATATATAACAGTGTAGTCCCTGGTAGAGATATAACAATGTAGTCCCtggtagagatataacagtgtagtccctggtagagatataacagtgtagtccctggtagagatataacagtgtagtggtagagatataacagtgCAGTGGTAGATATATAACAGTGTAGTCCCTGGTAGAGATATAACATTGTAGTGGTAGATATTtaacagtgtagtggtagagatagaacagtgtagtggtagagatagaacagtgtagtggtagagatagaacagtgtagtggtagagatagaacagtgtagtggtagagatataacagtgtagtggtagagatataacagtgtagtccctggtagagatataacagtgtagtccctggtagagacataacagtgtagtggtagatatataacagtgtagtggtagagatataacagtgtagtccctggtagagatataacagtgtagttgtagagatataacagtgtagtggtagagaTACAACAGTGTAGTCCCTGGTAGAGATACAACAGTGTAGTCCCTGGTAGAGATATAACAGCGTAGtggtagagatataacagtgtagtccctgctagagatataacagtgtagtggtagagatataacagtgtagttgtagagatataacagtgtagtccctggtagagatataacagcgtagtggtagagatataacagtgtagtccctgctagagatataacagtgtagtggtagagatttaacagtgtagtggtagagatttaacagtgtagtccctggtagagatataacagtgtagtggtagagatataacagtgtagtggtagagatataacagtgtagtggtagagatataacagtgtagttgtagagatataacagtgtagtccctggtagacagacagacagggggaacagtgtagtggtagagatataacagtgtagacagacagacagacagacagacaggggggacagtgtagtggtagagatataacagtgtagacagacagacagacaggtggaacagtgtagtggtagagatataacagtccctggtagacagacagaaggaacggtgtagtggtagagatataacagtccctggtagacagacagagggaacggtgtagtggtagagatataacagtccctggtagacagacagagggaacGGTGTATTCTCTGGAGAATGTACCGGAGCTGATTGACTTGTGCCACGTGTCTCTAATTAAAGAACTAGAAGAGgagctctgtgacatcacagtAATTATATTATCCTCTCCTTTAATGGAGACGCTGTTCCCCGGGGtgttcctgctctctctctccttctcttccctccctttACACCCTCACTCTACCATGATTTAcctcccttccttctcccctctcttcctctgtcgctCTCTACCGTCTCACTCTCTCCCTAACCCCCCACCCCCTAATTTATCTTGCTCTCTGTCccttcccccgtctctctccctctgtctaccctcctctctccctctccaggtaTTGATGTATGGAACCCGGCGTTTGACGTGACCCCCCACCAGCTGATAACGGGGGGCATCATCACAGAGCTGGGGGTGTTTCTGCCCTCGGAGCTGCAGGCAGCACTCACCGGCCGTCTCACTGCCCTGTAGACGGCGCTATCACCACCCGCTGGCCGCCGTGCGCTACTGCACCTTAATATTcctgctctcactctctcatacGACTTCCAcgtcctcacacacacagctgatgtGGAAGTCTAGTTTtgttacatttacacacacacagtcagtgttCTACAAACTCACACGTTTtacggtctcacacacacacacacatcaacgcaggaactcagacacacacatccaACCCCCTCCCactcctgtccctccctctctctcctctctggtctctcctgtgttcatctcctgtctctcctctctctggtctctcctctctctggtctctcctgtccctccctctctctcctctctctggtctctcctgtccctccctctctctcctctctctggtctctcctgtccctccctctctctcctctctctggtctctcctctctctggtctctcctctctctcctctctctggtctctcctctctctggtctctcctctctctggtctctcctctctctctggtctctcctctctctctggtctctcctctctctctggtctctcctctctctggtctcctctctctggtctcctctctctggtctcctctctctggtctctcctctctctggtctctcctctctctggtctcctctctctggtctcctctctctggtctctcctctctctggtctctcctctctctctggtctctcctctctctctggtctctcctctctctggtctcctctcactggtctcctctctctggtctctcctctctctggtctctcctctctctggtctctcctctctctggtctcctctctctggtctcctctctctagtctctcctctctctggtctctcctctctctggtctctcctctctctggtctcctctctctctggtctcctctctctctggtctcctctctctctggtctcctctctctggtctctcctctctctggtctcctctctctggtctctcctctctctggtctctcctctctctggtctcctctctctggtctctcctctctctggtctcctctctctggtctcctctctctggtctcctctctctggtctctcctgtGTTCATCTCCTGTCACCGACAGAACGAACCAGTCTCCTTCAGAAGAACTGGCCTATACTACATCCTAATCAGATTCAGAGTTCTCCAAACAACGTTAGGAATTAAAACAGTTACACCCAATCACAATATTATATATTCACATGTAGTTTTCTCTGGAAAAGTGGTTTATAGAAATGTGAGTTTAAGAAAATTGATGACACTTGATTGCTGAAAATACATTGTTGAGTctcaaatagcaccttattccctttatagtgcactattaaAGCCCATAGGCTctagccaaaagtagtgcactatatagggaatagggctctagccaaaagtagtgcactatatagggaacagggctctgtgccaaaagtagtgcactatatagggaacagggctctggtctaaagtagtgcactatatagggaacagggctctgtgccaaaagtagtgcactatatagggaacagggctctgtgccaaaagtagtgcactatatagggaacagggctctggtctaaagtagtgtactatatagggactagggctctggtctaaagtagtgcactatatagggaacagggctctgtgccaaaagtagtgcactatatagggaatagggctctggtctaaagtagtgcactatatagggaacagggctctgtgcctaaagtagtgcactatatagggaacagggctctgtgccaaaagtagtgcactatatagggaacagggctctgtgccaaaagtagtgcactatatagggaacagggctctgtgccaaaagtagtgcactatatagggaacagggctctgtgccaaaagtagtgcactatatagggaacagggctctggtctaaagtagtgcactgcatagggaatagggctctggtctaaagtagtgcactgcatagggaatagggctctggtctaaagtagtgcactgcatagggaatagggctctggtctaaagtagtgcactgcatagggaatagggctctggtctaaagtagtgcactgcatagggaatagggctctggtctaaagtagtgcactgcatagggaacagggctctggtctaaagtagtgcactgcatagggaatagggctctggtctaaagtagtgcactgcatagggaatagggctctggtctaaagtagtgcactgcatagggaatagggctctggtctaaagtagtgcactgcatagggaataggggttcATATGAGACACAACCATTACCAAAGCAACTGAAATTAGAACTATTCAAACCAAAACAAAGCCAGTTGATATTATCTAGAGCAAACCTCTTTAGTCAGCTGATGTGTATAACTTGTGGCTACCTCCCTATACCTCACATAATGTCTGTACCTCGCTGGTCCAATCTGTACCGTATCGTCCCCTACCCCCCAGGGTTATCAAACCTCTCCTCAGACGTTTCACAATTctgttgtagccctgaactagGTCGCCTGATTCACCTGGtcgagggcttgatgattagttgacaagttgaatcaggtgagctaGCTGTGGACctgggtccctgaggagaggtttaaaaacCACCGCCCTACTGTGTACCATATCAAACTACGCagaaacactatatatacactcaaCACCAATCTCCATGTTATTAGGCCTGGACAACAAGCAAAATAAACCCTTTTTTCTCTTGGCCCGAGATGGAACTCTCGGCTTTAAACAACAATTGAACGGAATGTTGATGTTTGTTCTAAAGATTGTATTTCTATGATGTACTGAATGTCACAGGGGCCCTGCACTGCTCAATGCCTTCCAGCACCAGCACCACCGCTCACACACAGGACAGGACACGACACGACACGACAGGACACGACAGGACAGGACACGACAGGACAGAACACGACAGGACAGGCAGGCATCCCTACATGGTGCACTGCTCAATGCCTTAcaccaccagcaccaccgctcacacacaggacaggacaggacacgaCAGGCATCGCGAATGGCATCCTATTAcctacatggtgcactacttttgaccagagctttggtcgtaagtagtgcacaatagAGGGAATAATAGGTTGTAATTTGGGACAGGTCCCAGGACAGCAGGCTAACAGGGAGGAACGTAGcccttcaacccccccccccccccccctaaaaatgCAAGGTGAAGGTCCGAAAGTTGCCTGGCCCACGGACGTTAGTTTCTTCTCTGCGATGAGACTGGATCTGAGTACCCCCCCACCTGACGAATTCTAGAACACAAACACATTCTAaccattctgattggtcccacaaaccgatgggttgggccagagtcAGAAAGGCGGCGTTTTGAAAAttcgtcattggctttgatactctgattggttagagatgatccaatcgctgatgacttatttttttttacaaccccTCATTTTGTCGTCACCACAAACGACTTCCACGATGGCCGTCTGACTGAAGTATGTAGCCAACATAGAGCAGGGGGAAAATGTACAGTAATTTGAGTTGTCAGGCAAGTCTGAAAGGTCAAAGGTGAAAATCATCCCCAaatccactactctactactccaTCATCCCTCATTCAGAAACCTCTGATCTCTAAACACACCACACCTCCTCGACCCATTGGACCATTTCTGGTCCACAGCAGGCATTCTTATCTACTTTCCTGTCAAAAAAAGAATACATTATTTAGAATTCTAGAATCCGTAGTGTCATAACTGTTCCATATTCTAGAATCGCAGTAGAACAGAGACCCCTCTATCCCCAACCTCTCCCTGTCaaacttacccctctctctctctctctctctctctctcccttcctctcacagCGACGCTGTTGGCTGTCAAATCACATAAGGGTCTAGAATCAAACACCACTGTTGTGTTTTGGGGTTCCTTTCTTTGTCTTTTATTTTGAGAACCTGAACGGGAAGAAATCGGAGGGGAGAGTTTTAACGGTCGAGAACAATGTAGCAACTTTGTCGCCATCCGTAGATTGTTACGTTGAAAACTTTTTAAAAAAGGTACGAGAATCCGTTTGTCTCTTATCATGAagactttgttgttgttgttgttgttgttgcctggAAACCAGATGCTGTTCTGTGTTAACATTTCACCCCTTGTAGTCCTGGGCATTGTTTGGCATTGACAAAGAGTGGAAGGATGGCAcgaacagactggtacccaggctattcTTGTTTGGCTGTGATCAGTTGTTTTATTATGGTGATTTTAGTGAGAAAGCTGTTGTTAATTAGACTACACTGAGAGGCCTCCTCGACCACGCACActatcacacacgcacactatcacacacgcacactatcacacacacacactatcacacacacacacactatcacacacatacacactatcacacacatacacactatcacacacacacacactatcacacacacacactatcacacacatacacactatcacacacatacacactatcacacacatacacactatcacacacacacacacactatcacacacacactgataaaaTGTCAGGATAGACTGTGTTTAATTGGAATTATCTGCCAGTCAGTCACCCAAAGGTTCTGTTTATTTAGCAGGCTCAGGggtagtgtcccaaatggcaccctatttcctttgtagtgcactatttttaaccTGGGccctatagggttctggtcaaaagtagtgcactaatatagggaatagggtgacatttggacaCATACTAGATCTAGACAGGGGGCACCATATTGAATAGTGTAAAATATCTCCTACTCTCTGTACTGAGGGTATCTTAAGAGGCAGTAAATCCCCTGTGTACTTGTAGGAAACCATCTGTCCCTCTTATTCTCCGTCCCCAATAACCACACTAGCATACTATCTAGTATGCACGGGCTGAATTGCTTCATACTAAGTAGTATGCAAGGGTGGATACTTTGGGACATGAGCTAATGAGTCTAGTCTTGGGAGAGGAAGATGCCAAATTAAGTGCCAAATGCAACGCTATCATCACTTCTACTCCCTCTGAGATTTCAACCAATGTCCTGATGACCGGGGGTTTGTGAATAAGCCAATAGGAAGCATGGCTGGTGATATTAGTGTGGGTGGGGGTGTAGTCGATTAGAAGGCCTCTTTCTACGTGTAGTTATGTTATTGTTTATATTCATATCTGGGGTTTAGTTTTGTATCATGTGGAAATAGTTCAAAAATTGATGTTTTTTTAATATGAATATAATGCTGTAAACTGCATACCTGAATTAAGAAGAGATTTCTCTTTCACGACAATACAATAAAGAGTGAACAAAAACATTACAGCCGTCTGCGTTGTATCTTTTAGGTCGTGGGACATTTCTTAGCACATACAATGATAGCCTTTCTAATTGATACATTAATTTCATGTCAAGGTACATGTTAAATAAGTAATGTATCTAACTTGGCACAATTCAAACATTTTATTGATTCAGTTCAAAAAATCTTCCTGAGACTTTATTTTCGTATTTTCCACACCTCAGTACTCCACTATCCCAGAATGCCATGTTGTAACGCCCATCTACATCCGGTCTGGAACAATACGGCGAAAACAGCTCCGAGGCAAGATGGCGCAAGGTAAACAGAAGTTCAAAGCGCAGCCCGGTGGAACCAAGAAACCTCAAAAAAACAAAGGTCCCAGAAAAGGAGGTACGTACAGAGTGATATGGTTGATGTCTTGTATTCTAGCGATTTCGCCTGGACTTCGTATATATACTCAAAAAGTATTTGCGACGTGTTGCGGCGGACATGCTGGCTCAAACACGGTTCAGTGAGGAGACCGTTTCTGTTGAAAAACTGCGTGGGAACTAGACTGTCAAGGGTGCGGGCGCCCCCTCAAATGGAACTCATCATAGCACAATCATTTGAATTGCGTCGCGTACCATTGCATGTGCATAACAAGACACATTCGAGAGTCGTCCCAATGTTTAGGCCTACTTACTGGCCCTGCTGACAACTTGTGAAGGAGAACTGTAGGGCAGCTTAGCTATTTATAGGGAGATTTGTAATGGCATTATCAGTCACACAACGATTACACAGTGCCTGGCCTTCCATTCCCCTGCCAACTAGCTAACCTTGATTCCCTTATGGGCTGCTCCAAATGGAAACTTTGCTTAAAACTTCTACAGTACTTGTTACGAATCTGTTTGGCTTAAGGGTACAATCTGCAATTGCTACATACATTGCTTCACTTTTAAAGTAAggttatagccattgattctcGAAGAATCTAActtttataaatgcctcatgatgATGCATAGTTCAACCCATCAGAACCATCCCTCAACgatttaccaaaacagaggcggggtgtTGGCTTTGTTATTGTTGGCCCCTTTAACCACGGTGTGTTGTCTGTAAGGGGGTCAATAAATATCTACACTGAGGTTTTATTGTTGGTTACAAATCTCACCCCTCACTTGTTGCTGCTGTTTCACAGGGAGGACGATCGCACCGAAGAAGGTTAAAGTGGTACAGCAACAGCAGTTGAAGAAGGTGAGACAGCAGCTATAGGACAGCAGCTATAGATAGGACAGCAGCTATAGGACAGCCCATACTGTCCATTACGGAATAATGGGAGAGTTTAAAATCTACCTGTTCAGACTGGGGGCTACCACTTGTATACAGGCTGGGGGCTACCACTTGTATACAGGCTGGGTGCTACCACTTGTATACAGGCTGGGGGCTACCACTTGTATACAGGCTGGGGGCTACCACTACTTGTATACAGGCTGGGGGCTACACCACTTGTATACAGGCTGGGGGCTACACCACTTGTATACAGGCTGGGGGCTACACCACTTGTATACAGGCTGGGGGCTACACCACTTGTATACAGGCTGGGGGCTACACCACTTGTATACAGGCTGGGGGCTACACCACTTGTATACAGGCTGGGGGCTACACCACTTGTATACAGGCTGGGGGCTATACCACTTGTATACAGGCTGGGGGCTACACCACTTGTATACAGGCTGGGGGCTACACCACTTGTATACAGGCTGGGGGCTACACCACTTGTATACAGGCTGGGGGCTACACCACTTGTATACAGGCTGGGGGCTACACCACTTGTATACAGGCTGGGGGCTACACCACTTGTATACAGGCTGGGGGCTACACCACTTGTATACAGGCTGGGGGCTACACCACTTGTATAAAGGCTGGGGGCTACACCACTTGTATACAGGCTGGGGGCTACACCACTTGTATAAAGGCTGGGGGCTACACCACTTGTATAAAGGCTGGGGGCTACCACTTGTATTAAGGCTGGGGGCTACACCACTTGTATAAAGGCTGGGGGCTACCACTTGTATTAAGGCTGGGGGCTACCACTTGTATACGGGCTGGGGGCTACCACTTGTATACGGGCtgggggctgtctgtctgtgggacATACCATCTGAGAAGAATCCACTACGGTCTGTCTGTGGGACATACCATCTGAGGAGAATCCACTACGGTCTGTCTGTGGGACATACCATCTGAGGAGAATCCACTACGGTCTGTCTCTGTGGGACATACCATCTGAGGAGAATCCACTACGGTCTGTCTCTGTGGGACATACCTCCTGAGGAGAATCCACTACGGTCTGTCTGTGGGACATACCATCTGAGGAGAATCCACTACGGTCTGTCTCTGTGGGACATACCATCTGAGGAGAATCCACTACGGTCTGTCTCTGTGGGACATACCTCCTGAGGAGAATCCACTACGGTCTGTCTGTGGGACATACCATCTGAGGAGAATCCACTACGGTCTGTCTCTGTGGGGCATACCATCTGAGGAGAATCCACTGCGGTCTGTCTCTGTGGGACATACCATCTGAGGAGAATCCACTACGGTCTGTCTCTGAGGGACATACCATCTGAGGCAACATGCACTGGGATACAGTCATCACTGTCTACAGATGGGATCCTCTCAGAGAACCTGGACCCAGACAGGACCCAGACAGGACCCAGACAGGACCCTGACAGGACCCAGAAATTGTCCATCTTATAACGTGTGCAACTCATCTGAAAAAGTAGGGGTGAGTTGTACTCTGACGGACAAAAACGCAGATCAATGCAGATGTATGTATGTAGACATGTCCTGGATTGTCCCCCAATGAAATGTCCTGAGGTGAGGAATGCTTTTCTTTAGGCGATGATGTAAGTCGTATATAAATGAATCTATGTGGCTGCTCCCTAATCCCATGTCCCCTGCTGTTCCCCCCCTCAGGGCCTGGAGGTGGCGATCAGGAACAAGATAGAGGAAGAGGTGACTCACCGAGCCAGTACGAAACTCCACAAGAGACTGAGTATTGTGAAGGGAGCGGAGGTGAAACCAACCCCCTCTAAAGGAAACAACCATCCCAACCACCCTGCACCCAGCACCTCCAAATAAACTctgttattctgtctgtctgctctgactGCTTTCGCTGTGCTAGATAGAAGTTAAAATATGtctcccagatggcaccctattccctatatagtgttatACTTTTTTGAACAGGGGctctgtctaaagtagtgcgctgTGTAGTGAGTAGGGCGGCATTTGGAACGAACACTGCTGCTAGGCTGTATGGACTGATGTCACAGCCGAGGAGTGTAATATCCACGTCTCCAATAGATGGTGCTGTAGTAGTCCGTTTTGGTGAGTTTTACTGGTAGACGTGGCTGCTTGCTATCGCCTCGAGGAGACAAGGAAAGGTAGACGAGGAACGTGAGGATGCCAACAGAGGAATATTGAGATGCACCCTAGATAGTCAACGGTCGACATTTGGGATCTCTGTCGTGTGTTTTGAAGGGGCCATCGAGTATTGAGTTGTGTGTGATTCTTGTCTTCAGAACTGAGACGCACGTTTCTCCCATATACTGTATTCCAATGCAAAGGACGCGAATAAAAAAACTGTGGACATTTTGTAACGCAACAGAGTTCTTTTGTCTTGTATGGGTGTGTGTAGACCTATCCAGAC includes:
- the LOC110493390 gene encoding UPF0390 protein zgc136864, producing the protein MAQGKQKFKAQPGGTKKPQKNKGPRKGGRTIAPKKVKVVQQQQLKKGLEVAIRNKIEEEVTHRASTKLHKRLSIVKGAEVKPTPSKGNNHPNHPAPSTSK